In Lepisosteus oculatus isolate fLepOcu1 chromosome 15, fLepOcu1.hap2, whole genome shotgun sequence, one genomic interval encodes:
- the gja5a gene encoding gap junction protein, alpha 5a — MGDWSLLGNILEEVQEHSTSVGKVWLTVLFIFRILVLGTAAESSWGDEQSDFECDTLQPGCTNVCYDKAFPISHIRYWVLQIVFVSTPSLIYMGHALHTVRMEEKKRQREQEDQAPSGQKDYLEEKLEVSTREEAMGKIKLKGALLKTYVFSILIRTVLEVSFIVGQYLIYGVLLKALYTCENWPCPNKVNCYMSRPTEKNVFIVFMLAVAALSLLLSLIELYHLGWKKLKAIMRAYAASHAPVLDSKEPENPAGPSRACTPPPDFNQCVTAPETGCNPFNNKMANQQNSVNLATERHQSRDNLDGEDFLQMSYMQGSDSSNTSAPPNLHNGFCKDKRRLSKNSGSSNKLRVDDLAV; from the coding sequence ATGGGCGATTGGAGTCTTCTGGGAAATATCCTTGAAGAAGTACAAGAACACTCGACATCAGTGGGAAAGGTTTGGCTCACTGTTCTCTTCATCTTCCGAATCCTGGTGCTGGGCACGGCAGCTGAGTCCTCGTGGGGAGATGAGCAATCCGACTTCGAGTGCGACACTCTGCAGCCTGGTTGCACCAATGTGTGTTATGACAAAGCTTTCCCCATCTCGCACATCCGCTACTGGGTGCTGCAGATTGTATTTGTTTCAACCCCCTCCCTCATCTACATGGGACACGCTTTGCACACCGTCCGGATGGAGGAGAAGAAGAGACAGAGGGAGCAGGAGGACCAGGCCCCGAGCGGACAGAAGGACTACCTAGAAGAAAAGCTGGAGGTGTCCACCAGGGAGGAAGCGATGGGGAAGATCAAGCTGAAAGGGGCGTTGCTGAAGACGTACGTCTTCAGCATCCTCATCAGAACTGTCCTGGAAGTGTCCTTCATTGTGGGACAGTATCTCATATATGGTGTCCTCCTCAAGGCTCTCTACACCTGCGAAAACTGGCCTTGTCCCAACAAGGTCAACTGCTACATGTCGAGGCCGACGGAGAAGAACGTGTTTATTGTATTCATGCTGGCGGTGGCCGCGCTCTCGCTCTTACTCAGCTTGATAGAGCTCTACCACCTGGGCTGGAAGAAACTCAAGGCGATCATGAGAGCTTATGCAGCCTCCCACGCTCCTGTGCTGGACTCCAAGGAGCCCGAAAATCCAGCAGGGCCGTCCAGGGCTTGCACGCCCCCTCCAGATTTCAATCAGTGTGTCACGGCCCCCGAGACGGGGTGCAACCCCTTCAACAACAAGATGGCCAACCAGCAGAACTCCGTCAACCTGGCCACCGAGCGCCACCAGAGCCGGGACAACCTGGATGGTGAGGACTTCCTCCAGATGAGTTACATGCAGGGAAGTGACTCCTCCAACACGTCGGCCCCCCCTAACTTGCACAACGGCTTTTGTAAGGATAAGCGCAGGCTGAGCAAGAACAGTGGATCCAGCAACAAATTGAGAGTTGACGACTTAGCAGTTTAA